The Peribacillus sp. FSL E2-0218 genome contains a region encoding:
- the tpx gene encoding thiol peroxidase, producing the protein MASVTFKNNPVTLVGQELKVGDKAPDFTVLANDLSPVTLSDSKGTVRIISVVPSVDTGVCDAQTRKFNEEAAKLDNVKVLTISNDLPFAQKRWCAASGLDNVQVLSDHRDLSFGEAYGVVMQELRLLARSVFVVNSSDEITYVEYVSEGTNHPNYEGAIEAAKASK; encoded by the coding sequence ATGGCTTCAGTTACATTTAAAAACAACCCGGTCACTTTGGTGGGACAGGAACTAAAAGTTGGGGACAAGGCTCCTGATTTTACTGTATTGGCCAATGATTTATCACCCGTTACATTAAGCGACTCCAAAGGTACTGTCCGCATTATCAGTGTGGTTCCTTCAGTGGATACAGGTGTATGTGATGCACAAACACGAAAATTCAATGAAGAAGCGGCAAAATTGGACAATGTGAAAGTATTGACGATCAGCAACGATCTTCCTTTCGCACAAAAACGCTGGTGCGCTGCGAGCGGATTGGATAATGTTCAAGTTCTTTCCGATCACCGTGACCTTTCCTTCGGTGAAGCGTATGGTGTGGTCATGCAAGAACTACGTCTTCTGGCACGCTCTGTATTCGTCGTGAACAGTTCTGATGAAATCACTTATGTGGAATATGTGAGCGAGGGTACGAACCATCCAAATTACGAAGGTGCAATCGAAGCGGCCAAAGCATCAAAATAA
- the ytfJ gene encoding GerW family sporulation protein: protein MSDHPIQGLMKEAMENLKEMVDVNTIIGDPVETPDGSVILTVSKVGFGFAAGGSEFVIDGNHQGQQGESKQPFGGGSGGGVSITPIAFLIVGSHGVKMIHLDEGTHLLEKMMDLAPQVVDKIQSMLAKKDSNQKQGASQPPATRYQEPKQDLDF from the coding sequence ATGTCAGATCATCCGATCCAAGGATTAATGAAAGAAGCGATGGAAAATCTGAAAGAAATGGTCGATGTGAACACGATCATCGGCGATCCGGTTGAAACTCCGGATGGAAGTGTCATTTTAACCGTGTCAAAAGTGGGCTTCGGTTTTGCGGCAGGCGGCAGCGAATTCGTGATTGACGGCAATCATCAAGGACAGCAAGGTGAATCCAAACAGCCATTTGGCGGCGGTAGCGGTGGTGGTGTCTCAATAACGCCGATTGCTTTTTTGATCGTCGGTTCCCATGGCGTGAAGATGATTCATCTGGATGAAGGGACGCATCTTCTTGAAAAAATGATGGATTTGGCACCTCAGGTCGTCGATAAAATCCAGTCCATGCTGGCCAAGAAGGACAGTAATCAAAAGCAAGGGGCAAGTCAACCGCCAGCAACGAGATACCAGGAACCTAAACAAGACTTAGATTTCTAA
- a CDS encoding DUF2953 domain-containing protein gives MKWLLLIAGCLILLLLLLMFTKIKVYIDLKHVHKNDQIQIKLSAWFGLFHYTFKVPVIKKDEGSAAITVKKEQGRKEESKKEETKKITPENLRDGFADLRTMIVHIVGFHRIVRQFTRKVKVKKFVWHSRVGTKNAAHTGMLTGACWALKGSIIGLLTSYLNFQIMPSYSVTPDFQRWQANTLISCILQFRIGQAMWTGIKLLRYWKGRKANFKSRNLARLSGDSNKQSF, from the coding sequence ATGAAGTGGCTTTTGTTGATTGCAGGTTGCCTCATTTTACTGCTGCTTCTTCTTATGTTCACTAAAATAAAGGTGTACATTGACTTAAAGCATGTTCACAAAAATGACCAAATACAAATTAAATTATCAGCTTGGTTTGGACTTTTTCATTATACGTTCAAAGTGCCTGTCATTAAAAAGGATGAGGGGTCTGCAGCGATAACAGTAAAGAAAGAACAAGGAAGGAAGGAAGAAAGCAAAAAGGAAGAAACGAAAAAAATCACACCAGAAAATTTACGAGACGGATTTGCTGACCTCCGGACGATGATTGTGCATATAGTCGGCTTTCATCGAATCGTCCGGCAGTTCACACGAAAGGTCAAGGTTAAAAAATTCGTGTGGCACAGCAGGGTCGGAACTAAAAATGCCGCACATACCGGTATGCTGACGGGGGCATGCTGGGCGCTTAAGGGGTCCATCATCGGCTTATTGACCTCCTATTTGAATTTTCAAATCATGCCTTCCTATTCAGTTACGCCTGACTTTCAGCGATGGCAGGCCAATACGTTAATTTCCTGCATATTACAATTTAGAATCGGGCAGGCTATGTGGACTGGAATAAAACTGCTTCGTTATTGGAAAGGCAGGAAGGCGAATTTCAAGTCCAGGAATTTAGCGAGGCTATCAGGTGATTCCAATAAACAATCGTTCTAG
- a CDS encoding RDD family protein, producing the protein MTERNENNEQMASPDLLENQHGPVQSDSSPAEVPVDREFKAVCFAGFWMRFWAYLADLLVIGSLNRILIHPIFKFYEGTDDLWFSAEGFLTGIVFFLYFVLMTKFLNQTLGKMIFGLKVVALKEEAKVISWGTVLFRELIGRYISKVTWIGYLLAGLLPKKQALHDVFADTSVVLVRR; encoded by the coding sequence ATGACGGAACGAAATGAAAACAATGAACAAATGGCTTCACCCGATTTATTGGAGAATCAGCATGGACCCGTTCAGTCGGATTCATCACCAGCGGAGGTTCCCGTAGATAGGGAATTCAAAGCTGTCTGCTTTGCTGGTTTTTGGATGAGATTTTGGGCGTATTTAGCGGACCTACTGGTTATAGGAAGCTTGAATCGGATCTTGATTCATCCGATCTTCAAGTTTTATGAAGGGACAGATGATCTGTGGTTTTCCGCAGAGGGCTTCTTGACGGGAATCGTATTCTTCCTGTACTTTGTTTTGATGACCAAGTTCTTGAACCAAACCTTGGGCAAAATGATTTTTGGCCTGAAGGTCGTGGCATTGAAGGAAGAGGCAAAGGTCATTTCCTGGGGAACGGTATTATTCAGGGAACTGATCGGACGCTATATTTCAAAGGTGACCTGGATTGGCTATCTCTTGGCAGGACTGCTGCCGAAGAAACAGGCCTTGCATGATGTCTTTGCAGACACAAGTGTGGTCTTGGTAAGAAGATAA
- the sppA gene encoding signal peptide peptidase SppA — protein sequence MNGKRWAALGIAAVLFFVSILVGTATTFFTADTESVINELFASESEFYEEIIEGEDYANVIAVFDVEGTIQDTGEASLLSSATYNHRAFMDKLKMAEENDDIKGIILRVNSPGGGVVESAEIYDKILDIKKVKKPVYVSMGSMAASGGYYISAPADKIYASPETMTGSLGVIMHGYNYEKLAKKYGVEFETIKSGPHKDIMSPTREMTDEERDILQNMINNSYDQFVKVIADGRGMSEQEVRKIADGRIYDGRQAKENHLIDDFGHLDDVIAAMKKDIGEKDAQVIRYTDEAGFGWLFSMEAQKMLGNDVETAVLTKILSSSNSPRLMYLYAE from the coding sequence ATGAATGGAAAGCGTTGGGCCGCATTAGGAATTGCAGCCGTTTTATTTTTTGTCTCTATTCTGGTAGGGACGGCTACGACTTTTTTTACAGCTGATACGGAAAGTGTCATTAATGAATTATTCGCTTCCGAAAGCGAATTTTACGAAGAAATCATCGAAGGCGAAGACTACGCGAATGTTATTGCCGTATTCGATGTAGAGGGGACGATTCAGGATACAGGAGAAGCATCCTTACTAAGTTCGGCAACATATAATCACCGAGCCTTCATGGATAAGCTGAAGATGGCAGAAGAAAATGATGATATCAAGGGAATTATCCTCCGGGTGAATTCACCTGGAGGCGGTGTCGTCGAAAGTGCAGAGATCTACGACAAGATCCTGGATATTAAAAAAGTGAAAAAACCTGTCTATGTTTCAATGGGGTCAATGGCCGCTTCGGGTGGATATTATATTTCAGCCCCGGCCGATAAGATTTATGCTAGTCCGGAAACGATGACGGGCTCCCTCGGCGTCATCATGCATGGATATAATTATGAGAAGCTGGCCAAGAAATATGGCGTGGAGTTCGAAACGATCAAAAGCGGACCGCACAAGGACATTATGAGTCCGACCAGGGAAATGACGGACGAGGAACGAGATATACTGCAAAACATGATCAATAACTCGTATGATCAATTCGTGAAGGTCATTGCAGACGGACGGGGTATGTCCGAGCAGGAAGTAAGGAAGATTGCCGATGGCCGCATATATGATGGGCGTCAGGCGAAGGAAAACCATTTAATAGATGATTTCGGCCATTTGGATGATGTCATTGCCGCCATGAAAAAGGATATAGGTGAAAAAGATGCTCAAGTCATCCGTTACACGGATGAGGCAGGATTCGGCTGGTTATTCAGTATGGAAGCGCAAAAAATGTTGGGAAATGATGTGGAAACGGCAGTCTTGACAAAAATCCTTTCCTCTTCAAATTCTCCACGCTTAATGTATTTGTATGCGGAATAG
- a CDS encoding NAD kinase — MMNTRRNIYFFHASSSEMQNKVEHLAELANQNDYEVVQDFTKANIIVSIGDDGTFLQAVRKTGFRDDCLYAGISTTGNLNMYCDFHLEDTDKMIDAMTREQIEVRKYPTIEIQLDEQPPFYALNELSIRTSITKTFIMDIFIDQIHFETFRGDGIIIATPTGSTAYNKSVNGAVVDPLLPCFQVSELASINNNTYRTLGSSFILSSDRTLTVQLEQNGPSYPIVGLDNEALSISHVGRVKVRLSGKVIKTVKLKDNSFWEKVKRTFL, encoded by the coding sequence ATGATGAACACTCGAAGAAATATTTATTTTTTCCATGCATCAAGTTCAGAAATGCAAAACAAGGTCGAACATCTTGCAGAGTTGGCCAACCAGAACGACTATGAGGTCGTCCAAGATTTCACAAAAGCTAACATTATCGTGAGCATTGGTGATGACGGTACCTTTTTACAGGCGGTACGTAAAACCGGCTTCAGGGACGATTGTTTATATGCCGGCATTTCCACTACCGGAAATTTGAATATGTACTGCGATTTCCATCTAGAAGATACAGACAAAATGATTGATGCGATGACAAGAGAGCAAATCGAGGTTCGTAAATATCCAACGATCGAGATTCAATTGGACGAACAGCCTCCTTTTTATGCCCTCAATGAACTGAGTATCCGGACTTCGATTACGAAGACGTTCATCATGGATATTTTTATCGATCAAATTCATTTCGAAACCTTCCGCGGGGATGGAATCATCATTGCGACCCCTACCGGAAGCACCGCCTACAATAAGTCGGTGAATGGCGCCGTCGTGGATCCGCTCCTCCCTTGTTTTCAGGTGAGCGAGCTCGCTTCCATCAATAATAATACCTATCGGACCCTCGGGTCTTCATTTATACTAAGCAGCGATAGAACCTTGACTGTTCAACTTGAACAAAATGGTCCAAGCTATCCGATCGTCGGACTTGATAATGAAGCCTTGAGCATCAGCCATGTCGGAAGGGTAAAGGTCCGCTTAAGCGGCAAAGTGATCAAAACCGTCAAACTAAAGGATAACTCTTTTTGGGAAAAGGTAAAAAGGACCTTTCTCTAA
- a CDS encoding TatD family hydrolase encodes MKIIDSHIHFDQYDGRGQEQILADMEKVQVESLLTVSMDLESSIINDQLSRKDSRIKPAFGFHPEQPLPSEQEMMELLNWMQAHQHNMVAVGEIGLPFYLRQENHAIELAGYIKILDRLLAFAKEIDKPVILHAVYEDAPIVCDLLEKHDIRKAHFHWFKGDGQTIARMIRNGYRISITPDVCYEREIKDLVSLYPLELMMVETDGPWEFEGEFKGKSTHPGMIHEGVRHIASIKGLPVDQVYETLYRNTKDFYEI; translated from the coding sequence ATGAAAATCATCGACAGCCATATCCATTTTGATCAATATGATGGAAGGGGGCAGGAGCAAATACTCGCGGATATGGAAAAGGTGCAGGTGGAGTCACTGCTGACGGTTTCCATGGATTTGGAATCTTCCATCATAAATGACCAGCTATCACGCAAAGATTCACGAATTAAGCCAGCCTTCGGGTTTCATCCCGAACAGCCCCTTCCTAGTGAACAGGAAATGATGGAATTATTGAATTGGATGCAGGCACACCAGCACAATATGGTGGCTGTAGGGGAGATTGGGCTTCCCTTTTACTTAAGGCAGGAAAATCACGCTATCGAGTTGGCAGGATACATAAAGATATTGGATAGACTTCTTGCTTTTGCAAAAGAAATCGATAAACCGGTAATCCTTCATGCCGTATATGAGGATGCTCCCATCGTATGCGACCTATTGGAGAAGCACGATATCAGAAAGGCACATTTTCATTGGTTTAAAGGCGATGGCCAAACGATTGCTAGGATGATCCGAAATGGATACCGCATTTCCATCACCCCGGATGTTTGCTATGAAAGAGAAATAAAGGATTTAGTGTCTCTATATCCGCTTGAGCTGATGATGGTTGAAACGGATGGACCATGGGAGTTCGAAGGAGAATTCAAGGGGAAATCGACACATCCTGGCATGATCCATGAGGGTGTGCGTCACATCGCTTCGATCAAAGGCTTGCCGGTCGACCAAGTGTATGAAACCCTTTATCGAAACACCAAGGATTTTTATGAAATATAA
- a CDS encoding ABC transporter ATP-binding protein, giving the protein MKSMHLEIKDVSYSFDGKQNILEKLNVHVGEGEFVTILGPSGSGKSTLFHLTGGILKPDHGDILLDGKKINGLKGHISYMPQQPSLLPWRTVMENVLLGSELAGVKDKKRAKALLIKAGLGEYEQAYPHELSGGMKQRAAFIRSILSPQDLMCLDEPFSALDELTRVQMQKWLMSFWEEYRRSVLFVTHSIDEAVFLSDRIYVLSSKPASVIKEVVVPFSRPRREEQLLSDEFFQLKRELYAALKPTFTT; this is encoded by the coding sequence ATGAAAAGCATGCATCTGGAAATTAAAGACGTTTCCTATTCCTTTGATGGTAAACAGAATATTTTAGAGAAGCTGAATGTTCATGTGGGGGAAGGGGAATTCGTCACGATCCTTGGACCATCCGGCAGTGGAAAAAGTACATTGTTTCACTTGACCGGCGGCATTTTGAAGCCGGACCATGGCGACATTTTACTCGACGGAAAGAAAATAAATGGCTTAAAAGGCCATATAAGCTATATGCCCCAACAGCCCTCGCTATTACCTTGGAGAACGGTTATGGAAAATGTCCTGCTAGGAAGTGAACTTGCCGGGGTTAAAGACAAAAAAAGAGCCAAGGCCTTGTTGATCAAAGCAGGGTTGGGAGAGTATGAACAAGCATATCCGCACGAATTATCCGGCGGCATGAAGCAAAGGGCCGCATTTATCCGAAGCATCTTGAGCCCTCAGGATTTAATGTGCCTTGACGAACCCTTTTCCGCTTTGGATGAACTGACTAGGGTGCAGATGCAAAAATGGCTGATGTCATTTTGGGAGGAATATCGGCGGTCGGTGCTTTTCGTTACACATAGCATCGATGAAGCGGTGTTCCTTTCCGATAGGATATACGTGTTATCATCCAAACCGGCATCTGTCATCAAGGAGGTTGTCGTTCCATTTTCAAGGCCAAGGAGGGAAGAACAGCTTCTCAGTGATGAATTCTTTCAGTTGAAACGGGAATTATATGCCGCACTGAAGCCAACCTTCACTACATAA
- a CDS encoding ABC transporter permease, giving the protein MIGRRIWKKGAPFFLLVLLLIAWESATAILKIEKWLLPAPSAIFIEGIESFHNLLGHLLSTTELAISGFLIGSCIGLLIAAALHLFSGVKDAVYPLLILSQNIPIIVLAPLLVIWFGFGMLPKLIVISLVCFFPVAVASLDGLRQTPYELKHYFKMMGAGNRQLFWKLELPHSIPSIFSGLKISATYSVMGAVISEWLGAKSGIGVYMTLASSAFRTDRVFVAIFIIMGMSLLFFGIITLLERYLVSWKRKEDEKHASGN; this is encoded by the coding sequence ATGATCGGAAGAAGGATTTGGAAGAAGGGGGCTCCCTTCTTTCTTTTAGTATTGCTGCTGATCGCATGGGAGTCAGCGACAGCGATATTGAAAATCGAAAAATGGCTGCTTCCTGCTCCATCTGCCATTTTCATTGAAGGAATCGAGTCTTTTCATAATCTATTGGGACACCTATTATCAACGACCGAGCTTGCGATATCCGGTTTTTTAATTGGAAGCTGTATCGGCTTATTGATTGCTGCGGCCTTACATCTGTTTTCAGGTGTGAAAGATGCCGTCTATCCCTTGCTCATTTTGTCACAGAATATTCCCATCATCGTGCTGGCACCGCTTTTAGTGATCTGGTTTGGCTTTGGGATGCTGCCTAAGCTCATCGTCATTTCGCTTGTATGCTTTTTTCCGGTTGCCGTTGCCTCATTGGATGGCCTGCGCCAGACACCGTATGAACTCAAGCATTATTTTAAGATGATGGGAGCGGGAAACAGACAGTTGTTTTGGAAGCTCGAACTTCCCCACTCGATTCCGTCCATTTTCTCCGGCCTCAAAATCTCGGCGACCTATAGTGTAATGGGTGCAGTCATTTCGGAGTGGCTCGGGGCGAAATCCGGGATTGGCGTATATATGACACTCGCCTCCTCGGCGTTCAGGACCGATCGGGTGTTTGTAGCCATTTTCATCATTATGGGAATGAGCCTGCTCTTTTTTGGAATCATCACCCTACTGGAGAGGTACCTTGTTTCATGGAAGCGGAAGGAGGATGAAAAGCATGCATCTGGAAATTAA
- a CDS encoding thiamine-binding protein, which yields MASSLISIQIIPKGENVIPLVDEAIKIIDESGVKYEVHPLETTMEGELSQLFAVIEKMNQRMIELGSPNVISQVKILYQPSGITMDTLTEKYRA from the coding sequence ATGGCCAGTTCTTTAATCAGTATACAAATTATTCCTAAAGGTGAAAATGTCATTCCTTTAGTCGATGAAGCAATCAAGATCATAGATGAATCAGGTGTCAAATACGAGGTTCACCCCCTGGAAACAACCATGGAGGGCGAGCTTTCCCAGCTATTTGCGGTGATAGAAAAAATGAATCAAAGAATGATTGAACTAGGTTCGCCGAATGTCATTTCCCAAGTCAAAATATTATATCAGCCGAGCGGGATCACGATGGATACGTTGACGGAGAAGTATCGGGCATGA
- a CDS encoding ABC transporter substrate-binding protein codes for MNKFLPLLTSLFLLAGCGAGGTNEKDEATKKEDNEGMKKVSVVLDWTPNTNHTGLYVAKEKGYFKEQGLDVDIIMPGEAGADKLVASGKSEFGVSYQEGITQARVQGVPIVSLAAVIQHNTSGFASPADKNIKSPKDFEGKTYGGWGSPVEKAIMDSLMKKVNADVNKVDIVNTGDADFFTSVKRDVDFAWIYYGWTGVEAELRNEKLNMIYLTDYSDKLDYYTPVLTTNEKLIKEDPETVKAFVHAASEGYQFAIDDPDAAADILMKAAPDLDAKLVRKSQAWLADKYQDDAPRWGEQKLDIWKNYSDWMRENKLLEGDFKPEEAFTNEFLPN; via the coding sequence TTGAATAAATTTTTGCCATTGCTGACTTCGTTGTTCCTTTTAGCTGGATGTGGCGCCGGCGGAACGAACGAAAAAGATGAAGCAACAAAAAAGGAAGATAATGAAGGAATGAAAAAAGTATCGGTCGTTCTCGATTGGACACCGAATACAAACCATACAGGATTGTATGTAGCCAAGGAAAAGGGGTATTTTAAAGAACAAGGATTGGATGTCGATATCATCATGCCAGGTGAAGCCGGTGCGGATAAGCTGGTGGCCTCCGGGAAATCAGAATTTGGCGTAAGCTACCAGGAAGGCATTACCCAGGCCCGCGTCCAAGGTGTGCCGATCGTTTCACTGGCTGCAGTCATCCAGCATAATACCTCTGGATTCGCATCTCCAGCGGATAAAAACATTAAATCCCCTAAGGATTTTGAAGGGAAAACATATGGTGGCTGGGGGTCACCGGTAGAAAAGGCCATCATGGATTCGCTCATGAAAAAAGTAAATGCGGATGTAAATAAAGTCGATATCGTCAATACAGGGGATGCTGATTTTTTCACCTCAGTTAAAAGGGATGTAGACTTCGCCTGGATTTATTATGGGTGGACAGGTGTCGAGGCCGAGCTGAGAAATGAAAAGCTGAATATGATTTACTTGACCGATTACTCGGATAAGCTCGATTACTATACGCCTGTTCTGACAACGAACGAAAAGCTGATCAAAGAAGATCCAGAAACGGTTAAGGCATTCGTTCATGCAGCTTCTGAAGGGTATCAGTTTGCGATTGATGATCCCGATGCGGCAGCGGACATTTTAATGAAGGCCGCTCCGGACCTGGATGCCAAACTAGTGAGGAAGAGCCAGGCGTGGCTTGCGGATAAATATCAGGATGATGCTCCGCGCTGGGGTGAACAAAAGCTTGATATATGGAAGAATTACAGTGATTGGATGAGAGAAAATAAGCTTCTTGAAGGTGATTTTAAACCTGAAGAGGCGTTTACCAACGAATTTTTACCTAATTAG
- a CDS encoding protein-glutamine gamma-glutamyltransferase, producing the protein MIKINHKWLDISQLQPGIPSAKALELLQLLAGYATVFEYRNLEELNFDIQLRLRVMEAAISLDKSGAEFATLDESETNQRYWHLAKDGTFTLQPGIPPHVAIADIFQSGTLYAFECGTAIVVTFLMGIMDVIGPRKFDYLFSDLVLYDWHPPTNMILLVHRGTDYLPGDCVYFKNPEHDEKTPEWQGENAILLGKNLFFGHGIGITNSKGIIDELNDNRKSNATISAYLTDHIVSLDSSYYFDTVQPYPIRKEQVPRLESLPDLIVSEIGSTFHLS; encoded by the coding sequence ATGATCAAGATTAATCACAAATGGTTAGATATCAGTCAACTCCAGCCAGGTATACCATCTGCCAAGGCGCTGGAACTGCTACAATTGCTGGCGGGATATGCGACCGTTTTTGAATACCGGAACTTGGAGGAACTTAATTTCGACATTCAATTGAGGCTTCGAGTCATGGAGGCAGCCATTTCATTAGATAAAAGCGGTGCAGAATTTGCTACACTCGATGAATCGGAAACAAATCAACGATATTGGCACCTCGCAAAGGATGGCACCTTCACCCTCCAGCCAGGAATTCCCCCCCATGTTGCCATTGCAGATATTTTCCAAAGTGGAACGCTATATGCTTTCGAATGCGGGACAGCAATAGTCGTCACGTTCTTAATGGGGATCATGGATGTAATCGGCCCGCGGAAGTTTGACTATCTTTTTTCAGACCTCGTGCTATATGACTGGCATCCCCCAACGAATATGATCCTGCTCGTTCACCGCGGCACCGATTATTTACCAGGGGACTGCGTGTATTTCAAAAACCCGGAACATGATGAAAAAACGCCTGAATGGCAAGGGGAAAATGCGATATTATTAGGGAAAAATCTCTTTTTTGGCCACGGGATCGGCATTACCAATTCTAAAGGAATCATTGATGAGTTAAACGATAATAGAAAATCGAATGCAACCATATCGGCCTACCTGACAGACCATATCGTTAGCCTTGACAGTTCCTATTATTTTGACACGGTCCAACCCTATCCCATCCGCAAAGAACAGGTCCCCCGACTCGAGAGCCTCCCTGATTTGATCGTTTCTGAAATAGGTTCGACGTTTCACCTATCCTGA
- the rarD gene encoding EamA family transporter RarD has protein sequence MKVNEQKEGAIYAALSYMMWGIVPVYWKFLQGVGATEILAQRVLWSFVFMLVLLMFMKKWQAFLDYVKNIVRNPKLFIALLTASLLVTANWGVFIWAVNSGRILDTSLGYYINPLVSVLLGVIVLKEKLSGAQIMSFALAGIGVLILGIHFGTIPWVSLVLAMTFGLYGLAKKMIKAESAIGLTLETMMVTPLALGYLIYLSAQADMKFFTAGSTGLLLVGGGIVTALPLLYFAKGAEKIPLSMLGIFQYIAPTLSLLIGVFVYHESFTKAHLLAFLFIWSALAVYTLSITKWGQASARRFKGKRNMGA, from the coding sequence ATGAAAGTGAATGAACAAAAAGAAGGAGCGATCTATGCCGCTCTTTCTTATATGATGTGGGGAATTGTTCCGGTGTACTGGAAATTCCTCCAGGGGGTCGGTGCAACAGAGATACTGGCGCAAAGGGTATTATGGTCTTTCGTCTTCATGCTGGTATTATTGATGTTCATGAAAAAATGGCAAGCGTTTCTTGACTATGTCAAGAATATAGTTCGTAACCCTAAACTCTTTATAGCTTTACTTACAGCGTCACTGCTCGTTACAGCTAACTGGGGAGTATTCATCTGGGCCGTTAACTCCGGCCGGATTCTCGACACCAGCCTTGGCTATTATATCAATCCGCTAGTCAGCGTCCTCTTGGGCGTGATCGTCTTAAAGGAAAAATTGAGCGGAGCGCAAATCATGTCGTTCGCGCTTGCCGGAATCGGTGTTTTGATCCTTGGGATTCATTTTGGCACCATTCCCTGGGTCTCCCTTGTCTTGGCGATGACCTTTGGATTGTATGGATTGGCGAAAAAAATGATCAAGGCCGAATCGGCGATCGGGCTGACGCTAGAAACGATGATGGTGACGCCCCTCGCCCTTGGTTACCTGATATACTTATCGGCCCAGGCAGACATGAAATTCTTTACAGCGGGGAGCACAGGCTTGCTGTTGGTTGGCGGCGGGATCGTCACGGCGCTACCTCTTTTATATTTTGCAAAAGGAGCAGAAAAGATCCCGCTTTCGATGCTTGGCATTTTTCAATATATCGCTCCGACCTTATCTTTACTGATCGGTGTATTCGTCTATCATGAAAGTTTTACGAAAGCACATCTTTTAGCCTTTTTGTTCATATGGTCAGCTTTGGCCGTTTATACGCTCTCCATCACGAAATGGGGGCAGGCAAGCGCCCGCAGGTTCAAAGGCAAGAGGAATATGGGTGCATGA